From the Chryseobacterium fluminis genome, the window ATTATTATGTTTAGTTTTTGGCATTAAATATATTGTCTGTAATAAAAAATAATAGATCGTCCGGATATAATTGGAAATACTATCTTAGCGTCCAGCAAAAATTAAGCTTGAAACCTTATTTTGAAAGTATGAAACGACAGCGAAATATATACGATCCAGCTTTTAGGACCAAAGCCGTTCAACTAAGCAATGAGCGAACTAATATCTCGCAACTCGCACGAAAACTAGGAATCGCAGTTACACTAGTCTACAAATAGCGCAAAGAGTACGAAGAATTTGGGCAGGTGTAGATATTCCCCTTTTTGAAATATCTAAGAAATATAATTACAGTTTTATTTGTAAAATTATTAAATTAGTTTAATCTTAAAAGATCGTTATGCGTCCAAATTATAAAAAGATATATACTGATTTACTTTTAGAGAAACAGCCTGAAAAATTAAAGGATGAAAAAATAAAATCCTTGATTTCTGATTTGACTACAGCTGAGAAGGTTCTTAAATTTAATGAATTGATATTTGGTCTACAAGGTGAAGACACCGTTAATAATCATAAGCTTAGAAGTTACGATAAACAGACCATTATCAAAATATTGCAATACCAAAAGAAACACAATTTATCTAAAAGATTTACAGCAATGAAATATGGAATTAGCCGTACCACAATTCAAAAATGGCACAAAGATTTTGGACATGAAATTGAATAAACATTAGTTGTAAAGTTCTCGGAGCAGTATTCCTTTAATGAGATGAAATTTTATATATTCATTTATCACTAGAATAATTATTAACTTTTAAATTATTAAAAATTCTTATTGATACCTAAAACAATATGAAGGGGAATTAATTTTTGAGTATACAGACTTTCACTGATGTTATCAATCGAATATCTGGTGATACTATCTGAATTCAACAGATTGTTGCCTTGCAGATAAATATTAGTATTATACTTCTTATAGTTATAATTTACTTTCATATCCCAGAACTGAGTTGATTTCTGGCCTGTATTTCCAAATTTATAATATTCAAAAGATGATTCTATTCTAAATTGTAATCTTCCCCAAAAACAGTATCATTTAAAAATATAGTTTTTAAATTTGGTGACCTACCCCCAATATATGGAACAGTCTAAAGTAGAGAAAGTTGTTTTTTCTGACTGTTATTGATGAATTCATTTGGCGTTAAATACCCTAGCGAACTATGAGGTCTGTAGCAGTTGTAATCCTCTCTCCAGGCATCCAATTTTTGCTGTGCATCTTCTAAGGAGAGAAACCAATTAACATTAAGACATTCATCCCGTAGTGATCCGTTAAAACTCTCAATAAATGCATTGTCAGTAGGTTTTCCCGGTCTGGAGAACTCCAGCTCTATTTTCTTTTCATAAGCCCATCGGTCTAATGCTTTACTAATAAACTCAGGCCCATTGTCAATCTTAATCCGCTTAGGAGAAGCCTCTTGTTCAAAGGTAACATTTTTTAATATCTCTGCAACATTTTCACCCTTGATGGAAATTCCACAGCGGATTTCTAAAGATCTTCGACTATAATTATCCACTAAAGTTAAAACCCTGAACTTCTTCCCGTCAAAAAGGGCATCACTCATAAAGTCCATGCTCCAGCATTCATGTAAAGTAGAGGCTTTACCATCGGTAGGCACTCGGGATCTTGATGATTTTATTCTTTTGTTTAGTTTTCGCCTCAGATTTAACCCTTCTTCACAATAAATTCTGTAAACACGTTTTTGATTATCTTTCCAGCCCTCACGTCTGAGTAAAACATGTAGACGCTCAATACCATAGCGAACACGAATGTTTGATAATTCTATCAGTCGCATTCGAAGCGCTGTATCATCCCTTCGGTGTGGGTGATAATAATAAACGCTGGAGTGTAAAAATATTAAGCGACAGCTTCGTCTCTGAGAAATTCTGTAATCATTTTGTATAACTCTCGCCAGTTCACGCTTCTGAACCGGCTTTAGAACTTTTTTTTCAGAACATCCTGAAGAATCTGCTTATCCAAACTTAAATCTGCTACCAACTTCTTGAGTTGACTATTTTCTTCCTCTAATTGGCGTAATCGGCGAAGTTCTGTAACACCTAAACCTCCGAATTTCTTTTTCCAATTGTAAAAAGTTGCCTCACTTATGCCCATTTTACGACAAACTTCTTCAACTTTTACTCCCGTTTCAGACTGTTTCAATGCAAAAATGATCTGACTTTCTGTAAATCTGCTTTTTTTCATTAGATTTTTCTTTATTTAAAATTAATTATTTCTCGAAAAATCTCCACTTTTAAGTGATCCTGTTTTTTGGGAATAGGTCAATCATACTTCCATTGGTCTTCGGATCTCTTCATTATTGCGAAGCAAAATGATCAATAATGAGATCTATACCTTAAGAGGCTTTATTGAAAAAAGTATTAAAAATTCTTCTATTGAATTGCGCTTTGTTGTCGATGAGATTATTCAGCAGGAAGAAAAATCCATTTCAGAAGAAGAACTTCATAAGTATGAACTGGTAAAGAAGAAGTTGGAAAAAGGCGCAAAGGATCTGGAAGCCTTCATCAGAGAGAAGATGCTCAAGGATGAAAAAGTCAGAATTGCCAATATCTACGGAAATAATGCTATTGTTCAAAACGATTTTACAGAAGGTTTACATGTGTCTTCTTCGTATTTTGAGATCAGCAATTATAATTGCAATATCACTTCTTCCACAGCAATCTTATCAATACTTAAGCAGCTTTCTTTAAAAAACTACGAAATTATCGGCTTGGTTAGAGGTGGTGGAGATCGCCAAAGTATG encodes:
- a CDS encoding IS3 family transposase (programmed frameshift), coding for MKKSRFTESQIIFALKQSETGVKVEEVCRKMGISEATFYNWKKKFGGLGVTELRRLRQLEEENSQLKKLVADLSLDKQILQDVLKKKVLKPVQKRELARVIQNDYRISQRRSCRLIFLHSSVYYYHPHRRDDTALRMRLIELSNIRVRYGIERLHVLLRREGWKDNQKRVYRIYCEEGLNLRRKLNKRIKSSRSRVPTDGKASTLHECWSMDFMSDALFDGKKFRVLTLVDNYSRRSLEIRCGISIKGENVAEILKNVTFEQEASPKRIKIDNGPEFISKALDRWAYEKKIELEFSRPGKPTDNAFIESFNGSLRDECLNVNWFLSLEDAQQKLDAWREDYNCYRPHSSLGYLTPNEFINNSQKKQLSLL
- a CDS encoding helix-turn-helix domain-containing protein, whose amino-acid sequence is MRPNYKKIYTDLLLEKQPEKLKDEKIKSLISDLTTAEKVLKFNELIFGLQGEDTVNNHKLRSYDKQTIIKILQYQKKHNLSKRFTAMKYGISRTTIQKWHKDFGHEIE